Proteins found in one Geomonas subterranea genomic segment:
- a CDS encoding amino acid ABC transporter substrate-binding protein, with amino-acid sequence MKKIWVVLSSLLVLACAVSAFAGDGSFKRVKSQGALTIGLDDAFPPMGYRNDKGQLVGFDIDAAEEVGKRLGIKINWQPTAWDGVIHALDSKKFDCIWNGMTITEERKKEVAFTKPYKMDGQVAVVRFADKKHKKLADLKGAKVGVQKGSSAVEAVKKLPAAPAEVREYEDNPKALLDLESDRLDTVIIDDATGRDFIAKRPGKFRILPGNITKEPFGVAFRKEDVELREAVQKTLDKMVKDGTMAKISKKWFGEDITNPKKWK; translated from the coding sequence GTGAAAAAGATCTGGGTTGTCCTGTCGTCTCTGCTCGTGCTTGCCTGTGCCGTCTCTGCCTTTGCCGGCGACGGTTCCTTCAAGAGGGTCAAAAGCCAGGGTGCTCTGACCATCGGTCTCGATGATGCCTTTCCCCCGATGGGCTACCGCAACGACAAGGGACAGTTGGTCGGTTTCGACATCGATGCAGCTGAAGAAGTCGGCAAGCGTCTCGGCATCAAGATCAACTGGCAGCCGACCGCATGGGACGGCGTCATCCACGCTCTCGACTCCAAGAAGTTCGACTGCATCTGGAACGGCATGACCATCACCGAAGAGCGCAAGAAGGAAGTCGCCTTCACCAAGCCGTACAAGATGGACGGCCAGGTCGCCGTGGTCCGTTTCGCCGACAAGAAGCACAAGAAGCTTGCCGACCTGAAAGGGGCCAAGGTAGGCGTTCAGAAGGGTTCCTCCGCCGTCGAGGCCGTCAAGAAGCTTCCGGCAGCTCCCGCCGAGGTGCGTGAATATGAGGACAACCCGAAGGCGCTGCTGGATCTCGAATCTGACCGCCTCGACACCGTCATTATCGACGACGCCACAGGCCGCGACTTCATCGCGAAGCGTCCCGGCAAGTTCCGCATCCTCCCGGGCAACATCACGAAGGAGCCGTTCGGCGTCGCCTTCCGCAAGGAGGACGTCGAGCTGCGCGAGGCCGTTCAGAAAACCCTCGACAAGATGGTCAAGGACGGCACCATGGCCAAGATCTCCAAGAAGTGGTTCGGCGAGGACATCACCAATCCGAAGAAGTGGAAATAG
- a CDS encoding AAA family ATPase, giving the protein MCKKIFIAATGQHCGKTTISLSLLHLAKKRYARVGFIKPIGPKVFMLDGVEMDMDAALIASIYGMEADRKLMSPVVVGKGYTKRYLSGEIAPEAPLEAIKNACSELEAKNDFLIIEGSGHGGVGSVVGINNAQIARTLDAPVIMVASGGIGCVIDSVQLNLSLFQQQGAEVKLVLVNKLLANKREETLGYLRTFFESRQQNVAGAFDYSPTLANPTLLDLSKLLKLPLQGDQDGKNRIINHIQLGAASSQRVIDTLQDSTLLITTSSRDELIVTASALYNIPAYRRKLAGIVIPGSAPVSAITQRILDDSNIPYLRTSQNTAETFITLTEHVSKITADDTEKIDLIKSTAESVFDFDVIDAMSR; this is encoded by the coding sequence ATGTGCAAGAAAATCTTCATAGCTGCCACGGGACAGCACTGCGGCAAGACCACCATCAGTCTGTCGCTGCTCCACCTGGCCAAGAAAAGATACGCCCGCGTGGGCTTCATAAAGCCGATCGGCCCAAAAGTCTTCATGCTGGACGGCGTGGAAATGGACATGGACGCGGCACTGATCGCATCCATTTACGGCATGGAGGCGGACCGCAAGCTCATGTCGCCGGTCGTCGTGGGGAAGGGGTACACGAAAAGGTACCTCTCCGGGGAGATCGCTCCGGAAGCTCCTCTCGAGGCCATCAAGAACGCCTGTAGCGAGCTTGAAGCGAAGAACGATTTCCTGATCATCGAGGGGTCCGGCCACGGCGGGGTCGGCTCGGTGGTCGGCATCAACAACGCCCAGATCGCCCGCACCCTCGACGCCCCGGTCATCATGGTCGCAAGCGGCGGCATCGGCTGCGTCATCGATTCGGTGCAGTTGAACCTCTCCCTGTTCCAGCAGCAGGGTGCGGAGGTGAAGCTGGTCCTCGTGAACAAGCTTCTGGCCAACAAGCGCGAGGAGACACTGGGCTACCTGAGGACGTTCTTCGAGAGCCGCCAGCAGAATGTGGCCGGCGCCTTCGACTACTCGCCCACCCTGGCGAACCCCACCCTGCTCGACCTCTCCAAGCTTTTGAAGCTGCCGCTGCAGGGAGACCAGGACGGCAAGAACCGCATCATCAACCACATCCAGTTGGGGGCCGCTTCATCGCAGCGCGTCATCGACACCCTGCAGGACTCCACGCTGCTGATCACCACGAGTTCCAGGGACGAGCTGATCGTCACCGCGTCCGCCCTCTACAACATCCCGGCCTACCGGCGCAAGCTGGCGGGCATCGTGATCCCTGGGTCGGCCCCGGTTTCGGCGATCACCCAACGGATCCTTGATGACAGCAACATCCCGTACCTGCGCACGTCGCAGAACACCGCGGAGACCTTCATCACCCTCACCGAGCATGTATCGAAGATCACGGCGGACGACACCGAGAAGATCGATCTCATCAAGTCCACGGCCGAGAGCGTCTTCGACTTCGACGTCATCGACGCCATGAGCCGCTAA